From the genome of Chelonia mydas isolate rCheMyd1 chromosome 2, rCheMyd1.pri.v2, whole genome shotgun sequence, one region includes:
- the B4GALT6 gene encoding beta-1,4-galactosyltransferase 6 isoform X2, whose amino-acid sequence MSLLGRVLRVSNRSILAFIFFFSFSSSCLYFIYVAPGIANTYLFMVQARGIMLRENVKTIGHLIRLYTNKNATLNGTDYPEGNNSSDYLAQTTMYLPENFTYSPYQACPEKLPYMRGLISVNMSEISFDEIQEVFSKDLDIEPGGHWKPKDCKPRWKVAILIPFRNRHEHLPIFFRHLIPMLQKQRLEFAFYVVEQSGTQPFNRAMLFNVGFKEAMKDVAWDCVIFHDVDHLPENDRNYYGCGEMPRHFAAKLDKYMYILPYNEFFGGVSGLTVEQFKKINGFPNAFWGWGGEDDDLWNRVHYAGYNVTRPEGDVGKYKSIPHHHRGEVQFLGRYKLLRYSRERQYVDGLNNLIYAPKILVSRFYKNITVNLIPELAPVRDY is encoded by the exons CAAACACCTATCTCTTTATGGTGCAAGCTCGAGGCATAATGTTGAGAGAAAATGTGAAAACAATAGGACATCTGATCAGATTGtacactaataaaaatgctaCTCTGAATGGCACAG attaTCCTGAAGGCAACAATTCCAGTGACTACCTTGCTCAAACAACAATGTATCTTCCAGAAAACTTCACATATTCTCCTTACCAGGCTTGTCCAGAAAAGCTGCCTTACATGA GAGGCCTTATCAGTGTCAACATGAGTGAAATTAGTTTTGATGAAATTCAGGAAGTATTTTCAAAGGATTTAGACATTGAGCCAGGTGGTCATTGGAAACCAAAAGACTGTAAACCACGATGGAAG GTGGCAATCCTCATTCCTTTTCGCAATCGCCATGAACATCTTCCAATTTTTTTCCGGCATCTCATACCTATGTTACAGAAGCAACGGTTGGAATTTGCCTTTTATGTTGTTGAACAG AGTGGTACACAACCTTTTAACCGTGCAATGCTCTTTAATGTTGGCTTCAAAGAGGCTATGAAGGATGTTGCCTGGGACTGTGTAATTTTTCATGATGTGGATCATTTACCTGAAAATGACCGAAATTATTATGGATGTGGAGAGATGCCACGTCATTTTGCAGCAAAGCTGGACAAATACATGTATAT TCTTCCATACAATGAGTTCTTTGGTGGTGTAAGTGGACTGACAGTGGAACAATTCAAAAAGATCAATGGATTTCCAAATGCtttctggggatggggaggagaagatGACGACCTTTGGAATAG GGTTCATTATGCTGGATACAATGTAACAAGACCGGAGGGAGACGTAGGGAAGTACAAGTCCATTCCTCATCATCACAGAGGTGAAGTCCAATTTTTAGGACG GTATAAACTCCTGAGGTATTCCAGAGAGCGTCAGTATGTTGATGGGTTGAACAATTTAATATATGCTCCTAAAATACTCGTCAgtagattttataaaaatataactgtaaacCTCATACCAGAGCTAGCTCCTGTTAGAGACTATTGA
- the B4GALT6 gene encoding beta-1,4-galactosyltransferase 6 isoform X1, translating into MSLLGRVLRVSNRSILAFIFFFSFSSSCLYFIYVAPGIANTYLFMVQARGIMLRENVKTIGHLIRLYTNKNATLNGTDYPEGNNSSDYLAQTTMYLPENFTYSPYQACPEKLPYMRGLISVNMSEISFDEIQEVFSKDLDIEPGGHWKPKDCKPRWKVAILIPFRNRHEHLPIFFRHLIPMLQKQRLEFAFYVVEQFLLCFHIKSGTQPFNRAMLFNVGFKEAMKDVAWDCVIFHDVDHLPENDRNYYGCGEMPRHFAAKLDKYMYILPYNEFFGGVSGLTVEQFKKINGFPNAFWGWGGEDDDLWNRVHYAGYNVTRPEGDVGKYKSIPHHHRGEVQFLGRYKLLRYSRERQYVDGLNNLIYAPKILVSRFYKNITVNLIPELAPVRDY; encoded by the exons CAAACACCTATCTCTTTATGGTGCAAGCTCGAGGCATAATGTTGAGAGAAAATGTGAAAACAATAGGACATCTGATCAGATTGtacactaataaaaatgctaCTCTGAATGGCACAG attaTCCTGAAGGCAACAATTCCAGTGACTACCTTGCTCAAACAACAATGTATCTTCCAGAAAACTTCACATATTCTCCTTACCAGGCTTGTCCAGAAAAGCTGCCTTACATGA GAGGCCTTATCAGTGTCAACATGAGTGAAATTAGTTTTGATGAAATTCAGGAAGTATTTTCAAAGGATTTAGACATTGAGCCAGGTGGTCATTGGAAACCAAAAGACTGTAAACCACGATGGAAG GTGGCAATCCTCATTCCTTTTCGCAATCGCCATGAACATCTTCCAATTTTTTTCCGGCATCTCATACCTATGTTACAGAAGCAACGGTTGGAATTTGCCTTTTATGTTGTTGAACAG TTTCTCCTTTGTTTCCACATAAAGAGTGGTACACAACCTTTTAACCGTGCAATGCTCTTTAATGTTGGCTTCAAAGAGGCTATGAAGGATGTTGCCTGGGACTGTGTAATTTTTCATGATGTGGATCATTTACCTGAAAATGACCGAAATTATTATGGATGTGGAGAGATGCCACGTCATTTTGCAGCAAAGCTGGACAAATACATGTATAT TCTTCCATACAATGAGTTCTTTGGTGGTGTAAGTGGACTGACAGTGGAACAATTCAAAAAGATCAATGGATTTCCAAATGCtttctggggatggggaggagaagatGACGACCTTTGGAATAG GGTTCATTATGCTGGATACAATGTAACAAGACCGGAGGGAGACGTAGGGAAGTACAAGTCCATTCCTCATCATCACAGAGGTGAAGTCCAATTTTTAGGACG GTATAAACTCCTGAGGTATTCCAGAGAGCGTCAGTATGTTGATGGGTTGAACAATTTAATATATGCTCCTAAAATACTCGTCAgtagattttataaaaatataactgtaaacCTCATACCAGAGCTAGCTCCTGTTAGAGACTATTGA